The segment AGACCAAGGCCGGTAAGAGCGCGAACGACTTTAATAACGTTGATTTTCTTGTCGCCGCCGTCAACTAGAACAACGTTAAATTCTGTTTTCTCCTCAGCTGCGTCTGCTGCGCCGCCTGCTGCTGCGCCACCTGCTACCATTACCGGAGCAGCGCTTACGCCGAATTTCTCTTCAAATTCTTTTACTAATTCGCTTAGCTCTAATACTGAAAGATTAGAGATAAATTCTAATACGTCCTCTTTAGTAATTGCCATTTCTTATCCTTTTATGCTGATTTTTCTTTTTTCTCTTTAAGCGCATTTAGTCCAATAGTGAAATTTTGGATAGGCGCATTCCAAACTTGCAAAAGCATCGCAAGCAACTCATCACGGCTAGGCATCTTAGATAGAGCCTTGACTTTCTCGACGCTTGCAACTTCGCCATCAATATGAGCGGTCTTAATTTTGAATAGTTCGCTATTTGTTTCTTCAAATTTAGCCGCAACTTTAGTAGCTGAAAGCTGATCGCCCCAGATAAAGATATTAGTATCTTTCAAAACCATACCGGATTTTCCGATATTATTAAGAGCAATATTTGCAAGAGTATTCTTTACGATTTGAACTTTTACGTTTAAAACCCTAGCCGCATCTCTCAAGGCCTCTAGCTTTTTAGTGCTAAGACCGCGATAATCGCAAACTATAATCGCTTCATTTTCTTTAAATTCAGCTTCAAGTTTACTGATTATTTCAGATTTTTCATTTCTCGTCATCTAGTTTTTCTCCTTTCCGACTAGTGATTTCAAGCAGAGCGGCATAAAAGCGCGATTAAGCAAAAGCCTCTGCTATCTCCAATCTAAGATAAAAATTTATTAGCTAAAAATTAGCGTAGATCCATAAGCTCTTGAGTCTCGAGTAGAACAGAAGGGCTCATAGTTAACGATAAAGCAGCACTCTTAATGTATCTACCTTTTGCTGCTGCAGGTTTTTGTCTATTTACCGCTTTAATAAGGGTTGAAATGTTATCGTTTAGTTGCTCTTTTGAAAAGCTAACTTTACCGAGACCGGCATGTATATTTCCTTGCTTATCTACACGGAAATTAACTTGACCGCTTTTTGCGTTATTGACCGCTTGAGCTACATCCATAGTAACAGTGCCTGTTTTTGGATTTGGCATAAGACCTTTTGGTCCCAAAATTCGTCCTACTTTACCGACTAGTCCCATTAAATTTGGAGTAGCAATAAGAACATCAAAATTCATAATTCCTTTTTGGATATCTTCGACAAGTTCATCGCTACCGACTATATCGGCGCCGGCAGCTTTTGCTTCGTCAGCTTTTGCATCTTTTGCTATAACAGCTACGCGAACAGTTTTGCCGGTTCCTGCAGGAAGTACAACCGAGCCTCTAACCATTTGATCTGCGTGTCTTGGGTCAACATTAAGTTTCAAAGCAATTTCAACGGTTTCGTCAAATTTTGCGCTTTTTAATTGTTTTATAGTATCAATAGCCTCAGCTAAAGAATAATTTTTAGTAGCATCAACTTTTTCAAGCAGCTTACTAAATCTTTTTGTATTTTTTTTTGACATTGATTTCTCCGCATTTATAATTTTTATGCTTCCACATTGCTAAGTTTAAAATACACGCGCTAAATTAGGTATTAACGCGTGCCATAAATTTAACTTCAACAAAACCCTTATGTGGTAAAAGGATTAATCTACTACCGTAATACCTATTGAACGAGCTGAACCAGCAATAATTTTAGCTGCTTGCTCCCTATCTTTAGTATTTAAATCGGCAATTTTTTTCTCAACAATTTCGAGCACCTGGGCTTTTGTAAGCTTAGCCACTTTATTTTTTAACGGATTATCCGAACCTTTTTCTATGCCTGCAGCTTTTTTGATAAGATCCGTTGCAGGTGGCTGTTTTGTGATAAAAGTAAAACTTTTGTCTGCATATACTGTAATAACGACCGGTACTCTAAATCCGGCCATATCCTTAGTTCTTTCATTAAAAGCTTTGCAAAATTCCATAATATTCACACCCTGCTGACCAAGAGCCGGACCTACCGGAGGACTCGGATTTGCTTTTGCAGCAGCAATATGTAATTTAATTTCGCCTACAACCTTTTTAGCCATAAACTTCTCCTTATACTATCTTCTCAACTTGTGAATACAAAATTTCAACTGGTGTACTTCTACCAAATATTGAAACATTCAACTTTAACTTGCCGTGTATCATATCGTACTCTTCTACTATTCCGGTAAAATTTGCGAAAGGTCCCTCGGTAATACGAACA is part of the uncultured Campylobacter sp. genome and harbors:
- the rplA gene encoding 50S ribosomal protein L1, whose amino-acid sequence is MSKKNTKRFSKLLEKVDATKNYSLAEAIDTIKQLKSAKFDETVEIALKLNVDPRHADQMVRGSVVLPAGTGKTVRVAVIAKDAKADEAKAAGADIVGSDELVEDIQKGIMNFDVLIATPNLMGLVGKVGRILGPKGLMPNPKTGTVTMDVAQAVNNAKSGQVNFRVDKQGNIHAGLGKVSFSKEQLNDNISTLIKAVNRQKPAAAKGRYIKSAALSLTMSPSVLLETQELMDLR
- the rplK gene encoding 50S ribosomal protein L11 encodes the protein MAKKVVGEIKLHIAAAKANPSPPVGPALGQQGVNIMEFCKAFNERTKDMAGFRVPVVITVYADKSFTFITKQPPATDLIKKAAGIEKGSDNPLKNKVAKLTKAQVLEIVEKKIADLNTKDREQAAKIIAGSARSIGITVVD
- the rplJ gene encoding 50S ribosomal protein L10 is translated as MTRNEKSEIISKLEAEFKENEAIIVCDYRGLSTKKLEALRDAARVLNVKVQIVKNTLANIALNNIGKSGMVLKDTNIFIWGDQLSATKVAAKFEETNSELFKIKTAHIDGEVASVEKVKALSKMPSRDELLAMLLQVWNAPIQNFTIGLNALKEKKEKSA
- the rplL gene encoding 50S ribosomal protein L7/L12; protein product: MAITKEDVLEFISNLSVLELSELVKEFEEKFGVSAAPVMVAGGAAAGGAADAAEEKTEFNVVLVDGGDKKINVIKVVRALTGLGLKEAKDAVEQTPSVIKEGISKDEAEAAKKELEEAGAKVELK